CGACAGCATCCCCACACACCTACCGGCTCTTCTTGAATCCTCAAAAATTGGAGAAAAGGTTGCTCCCCGAAATTTTGATTGGGATTCAGTAGAAGAGGTTCTTGCAAAGGTCCAAGAGGAACTCGATGAACTTCGAGCTGAACTTGATCAAAAAAAGTCATCTCCAGAAAAAACTCGTGAAGAACTTGGAGACCTCCTCTTCTCAATGTCCCAACTTGCACGAAAGCTAACATTCAATCCAGAAATCATTCTCAAAGAGGCAAATTCCAAATTTCGGCGTCGATTTGCACTCCTTGAACAAGCAGCACAAAAACGATTTCCTGGAACTGCAATGGAGGCCATCCCGAGAAAAGACCTTGAACAGCTTTGGGATGGAGTGAAACGAGAAGAATATAAAAATTAATTAGCTCTCAATTTAAAAAAGCGTGGTACTACTAAGAAATTGGGATGTAAAACTCAAGAAGCCTGCCTGTCAACTGGCTCCCTGGTACATGCAAAATAGAGAACTCAGATACCTGCATTGCTCCCTTCATATGAACGAGCCCGCCTCGCAGTAGCTCTTGCCTATCCCAAACTGCTCCCATCTCCCCCCATGCGGTATTCACGAACTGCGCTCCTGCCGTAAGAATTCCGTAACCTCCTGACCAAGGACTTACTTGCAGGTCTGAAACAAGAAGGGCTTGTTTTTCTTGCTTCAAAATTCCCGCAAGGCGTCGCAGAGCCAAATAGTTTCGATGCTTATCCCTTGGTTCGGCTTGTTCTCGTGTCACAAAGAGAAACACTGGGGGAAGTGAGAATGAAAACTCACTTTCTGTAGAGACCGCGGGTTCAATTCGCCAACCAGAGATGAATCCCGCCACAAGAGGAAGCTCCCGGATGGTGCGGA
This genomic window from bacterium contains:
- a CDS encoding nucleoside triphosphate pyrophosphohydrolase, with the translated sequence MQTNSLERLREIIAQLRDPKTGCPWDQAQTHASLTPYVIEEAYEVAEAISEGPKKLEEELGDLLLQIYLHSQIGEEQNLFSIESVAEKLCDKLIRRHPHVFANVVVSSAQEVKKNWEKIKREERGKDVQEVAILDSIPTHLPALLESSKIGEKVAPRNFDWDSVEEVLAKVQEELDELRAELDQKKSSPEKTREELGDLLFSMSQLARKLTFNPEIILKEANSKFRRRFALLEQAAQKRFPGTAMEAIPRKDLEQLWDGVKREEYKN